The Terriglobia bacterium sequence AGACGGACGAGAACCTGCTCATCGCCATCGGTCGCCAACTGGCAACCACCATAGAGAAAGTCCGCCTTTACGAAGAAACCTCGAAGGCTTATGAAGATCTCCGCCGCACCCAGGAGCAGCTCCTGCAGAGCGAAAAGATGTCCGCCGTCGGCCAGCTAATCTCCGGCGTGGCCCACGAACTGAACAATCCACTTACCGCCATCCTCGGCTACTCGCAATTGCTGGAGAGCGAACCTCTTCCCGAGAAGTCTTTGGATTTCGTCTCCAAGCTCTACAAGCAGGCGCAGAGAACTCATCGTGTTGTCCAGAATCTGCTCTCCTTCGCCCGCCAGCGAAAGCCCACAAAACAGACCGTGGATCTCCGCCGCGTGATCGACGAAACCCTCGCGCTACGCGATTACGATCTCAAGCTGAACAACATCGAGGTAGAGCGCAATTTCGAAAGCGATCTCCCCACCGTCGTAGCCGACCCGCACCAACTCGAACAGGTTTTTCTCAACGTCGTCAACAATGCCGTTGACGCGATTTTGGAGGTCAGCCGAGGCGGCAAACTCCAGGTTCATACCTATACGGAAGGCGACTATGTCTGTGCCGAGTTCCACGACTCCGGCCCGGGCATTAGGGAACCCAAGCGTGTCTTCGATCCATTTTTCACAACGAAGAAAATAGGCAAGGGAACTGGCCTTGGCCTCAGCATTTGCTACGGCATAACCAAGGAGCACGGTGGCGAGATTCTCGCCCTGAACCATCCTTCTGGCGGCGCTGTCTTCAGGGTTTTGCTCCCAATCGCGGAATCGAAAGAAGAAGGCCCGCGCGACCGCCGAGCCAAGCCCAGGGACCACGGAGTTCAGGGCCGCATTCTCGTTGTTGACGACGAAGACGCCATCCTCGAGTTCGAGCGTGAGGTGCTGAGCGGCGCCGGCGCGACTGTCGTGACTGCCAACACCGGTGAAGCCGCCATCGAAAGACTCCAACGAGAGAGCTTCGACGTCATTCTTCTCGACGGCAAGATGCCGGGCAGTTGGTCGGTCGCGGAGATCCACAACTGGTTGAGGGGACACCGTCCGGAAATGGCTGGCCGAATCGTGCTAACTCTCTCCGACGCCTCAGAAGAAGCAACCCGGGACTTCACCGATTCGCAATCCGTCCTGTGTCTCGTTAAGCCCTTTGAAGTTGGCGACTTACTCTCGATGGTTCGGCGCGTTACCAATCACCCGGCGAAGCGCGCTGGCGCCTGACCCCCAGCTTGCTAACCCTCGTAACTTTCCTTCCACCGGGCTCCGGCAAAATTTACTTTGTTCCGCCGCAAATTGGCATCGACATACCAACTTGCGGTATCGCCCGCGCCATACAGGAGCTACTCAGACGCCGCCTTGCAAGTACCCTGGGGAATGTACGTCAAAACCTTAGTCTCTAATCGGCCTTTTATCCCAATAACTTACGTAGGTTTGCCCTCATTCCTGTTCAATTTCCCTTTCGGGCGGAAGAGCGATTGCAACCGAAACTATCGGTGTGGATGTGGGGTTCTTACTTCCATTCAGTTCTTGCGCGCCACACCGTTAGATTACAGAAGCGAATTCCAGGTTCAGCAGGGGGCATACAAAATGACGGATGGCATTCAGGCAAAAATTCTCGGGATCGTGACCGGTACAAAGCAGGCCGCGAAGCGCGAGCAGTATCAGAAAATACACGAGGTAAATCGGCATCGCGTTTATTCGTTCGCGTTCTGGATGACCGACAACGAACTCCTTGCGGAGGAACTCTCGGCGCGTACTTTCCATCGTGCCTTTGCCCAGAGTGATGCTCCCACCGATGAGATGATCGACCGCATGCTGCTGACCGAAATTCGCGAATCCATGCCGGTTGGTAGCCTCACACTGAATTGCGCAGCCTCTGAGAAAGTTGAAGGAATCCGCCACAACGTGAAGCGGGTTCACCTCGAGCGCGCAGTGGTTCAGCTACCCGCAACCGAGCGCCTCATCTTCGTCATGCATGACGGCGAAGGCTACTCGCACGAGCGCATCGCTAGCACTATCGGAATCTCTGAACGCGAATCCCAGAACGGCCTCCACCAGGCTCGCCTCCGCATTCGCGAATTGACCTCCCAGATGAAATAGATCTTTCTCTCCTGAAGCAATCAGCCCCTCTGAAAAGAGGGGCTTTTTTATTCAGTAACGTATCGGTGCCCCATCGCCGCCTGTAGTTGGCCAGGGCGGGGTAGTGCTTTCCGGTCTTCGGTTCACCCGATCTTCAATTCTTCGCTTGTTCCTGCTTACCTCATTTTTTCGCAGTAAAATGACTCCAGTTGTTTATGCCGCTGCTTGCAGAGAAGGCCGCCATTCACGAAGCCCGCTGGTGGGAAACCATGCCCGACGGGCGCCTGCACTGTTATCTCTGCCCGCGGCACTGCCACGTCGGTGAAGGCCAATCTGGTTTCTGTTTCATCCGCAAAAACGAAGGTGGCCGCCTGGTTCAACTCGGCTACGGACGCCCCGCCGCCGTCGCGATGGATCCGATTGAGAAGAAGCCCTTGAACCACTTTTTCCCCGGCACCCGAATTCTCTCCATGGGAACTGCCGGGTGCAACATGGGCTGCCAGTTCTGCCAGAACTTCGACATCTCCAAAGCGAAAGCCGATCACGTCCGCTCAACTCACCTCACACCAGTAGAGGTCGCCGAACTCGCCGAACGGTACGGCGCTCCCAGCCTGGCCTTCACCTACAACGAGCCGACCATCTGGGGTGAATACGTCATCGACATCGCTCGCGAAGCGCACGATCGCGGCCTCAATACCGTCATGGTCTCGAACGGCTACATCGAGCGCGAGCCCTTCTTCGAAATCTACGAGCACATTGACGCCGCCAACATCGACCTCAAGGCCTTCACCGAAAAGTTCTACGGCAAGATCACGCTGACCCATCTGCAACCCGTGCTCGATTGCCTCCGCTGGCTTCGCCACGAAACGAATGTCTGGTTCGAGATCACGAACCTTATGATCCCGACCCTGAACGACGATCAGGACGAAACCAAGCAACTCTGCAACTGGGTGCTCGAGAATCTGGGCGACGACGTCCCCCTCCACTTCACCGCCTTCCACCCGGATTTCAAACTTCAGGACCAGCCCCCGACGCCGCCCGCGACTCTACATCGTGCGCGCCGGTTAGCCATGACTATGGGACTGAAGTACGTTTACGAGGGAAACATCTTCTCCGACGGCGGCGATACTATCTGCCCCGGTTGCAAGAAGCGCATTATCCGCCGCTCCTGGCACTCCATCCTCAGCGACGACGTAAAAGAAGGGAAGTGCCGCCACTGCGGCACAGTAATCGCTGGCGTATTCACCGAAGCTCAGGCACTACACCGCCGCACCATCAACCACATTCATAGACAGTAGCGCCGGCGGCAGTCGCGGCGGCATCCTGCCCGTGATTTCCTGAGCCGTGTCCTTCATTTCTCGTGCAATTTGGGAAAGTCCCAGCCACATCAGCTGAGATCCAAAGAACAGCAGAACATAACCAACGACGGATTCCGAGATGGGAATAATAAGGACGAGGTAACTGCAAGAGACGGAATTCGTGGCTTCGCCCTAGCAGCCCTTCTTCATCATCTCTCTCTTCGTCTTAGCCCAGCCTTCTTTATTCACCTGCCGTCCTCGGCCAATCGCCAGCGCGTCTTCCGGAACATCCTCAGTAATACACGAGGCCGCTCCGACGTAAGCCCCGCGCCCAACTGTCACCGGCGCCACAAGCGTGCTGTCGCTCCCAATAAATGCGCCATCGTCGATTGTCGTCTTGTGCTTGTTCACGCCGTCGTAGTTGCAGGTGATCGTCCCCGCCCCAATGTTTACGCCTTCGCCGACTTCGGCATCTCCAAGGTAAGTGAGGTGATTCGCCTTCGAACCCTTCCCCAACCGAACCTTCTTCGTCTCGACAAAGTTCCCAACGTGCGCGTTCTCGCCGACGTGGCTCGCCGGCCGGAGATGCGAATACGGCCCGATAATCGCCCCATTCTCGACCGTAGCCTCATCCATCACGCACCCATTCCGCACCTTGACTCCGTCACCTATTCGCGAATCCTTGATGACCGAGTACGACCGGATCACGCAATCTCCGCCGACCGACGTCGTCCCGAGCAGTTGCACGAACGGCTCAAGCACCGTATCCGGTCCAACCGTCACATCGGAGTCGATCGTACAGGTCTCCGGCCTGAAGATGGTCACGCCCTCGCTCATCAGTTGCTGAGCCTTCTCTGCCCGCAACAGGGCATCCAGCGACGCCAACTCGAACCGCGTATTCACACCCAGCACTTCGTTCGAATCCGTCGCCGGCAGCACCACGACCTTCTTCCGGTCGCGCGAAAACAACTCCGCCATATCCGTCAGGTAGAACTCATGATGCGCGTTGTTCGTCGAGAGCTTATCGATTCGCGCAAACAATTCCGGCACCGAGAACGCATAGATCCCCGAATTGATTTCCCGAATCTTCTTTTGCGACGCCGAAGCCGCCTTCTCCTCCACGATCTCCGCTACTTCATCCGTGGCCCGCGCGCCCTTCTTCCTCCGGATAATTCGCCCGTACCCAAACGGATCCGGCGGAATCGCCGAGAGCAGCGTCATCTCCGCCCTTTGCGCGAGGTGAAAATCTCGCACGCGCGCGATTGTCTCTCTGCGAATCAGCGGCACATCGCCCGAAAGCACCAGCACATGATCGTATCCGCGCAGCGCCTCACGACACTGCATCATCGCGTGCCCCGTCCCTCGCTGCTCTCGCTGCTCGACAAAACCCGTGCCGTACGACGCCACCGCCTCGCGAACCCGATCCGCTTCGTGTCCGATGATGCAGTAAATGTCCCTCACTGGCACCGCTGCCGCCGCCGCGCGAATAACATGCGCCAGCAGCGGCATCCCGCCAATCCGGTGCAGCACTTTCGGATGTTTGGATTTGAGTCGGGTGCCTTTACCCGCCGCCATGATGGCGACAGCGAAACGCGGTTGTTCGGTGGACTTCGCGGAAGTCTTAGCGGTGGGCTGGCTTTTCGGCATCGGCGACCATTGTAACGCGCGCCTCGCGTTCCGCCCTGTTACGCTCGGACAGTAACTGCATCAGGTCGTGCGCGATCCGGTCGGCGTTGTGGCGCGCTATCTCACCCGGGGCCAGGTACAGTCCCAGCACTGGTTCCACTCCAAGCGCATGCACTGCGTCGACATCAACCACGATCGGCTCGGCCCCTTCCGCAGCGTACCGGTCCTGCATTTCCGGCGGAATCGGTGTTTCGTTCAGGAGCGCGTAATCGAAGAATTTGCCACCCGCGTGCCGGAACAATGCCTCGATGTGCTGCGCCGCTGTCATACCCAGGCTCTCATTCGCCTGCGTCATCAGATTCCCGACATACACCTTCAGCGCCTTCGATTTCCGAATCGCCTCCGGAATCCCGTGAACCAGCAGGTTTGGAATCAGGCTCGTGAACAGCGATCCCGGTCCAATCGTGATCAGGTCCGCCGCGGCGATTTCTTCCAGCGTGCTGGGCAGCGGAGCCGCATTCGGCGGCTCCATTTCCAATTTCAGGATCCGGCTTTTGCTGGCCGTAATCCGCGTCTCTCCGCGAACCGTCGTCCCGTCCGCCATCTGCGCCGTCAATTGCACGTCGCTTGTGGTCGAAGGAACGATATTTCCGCGCGTCTTCAGAATCTGCGACGAATCCTTCACCGCTTGCGCAAAATCGCCGCGCAGGTCCGCCAGCGCCGTCAGAAACAGATTCCCAAAATTGTGACCTTCGAGTCCCACCCCGGCCGAGAACCGATACTGGAAAAGATGCGCCATCAGCGCTTCGTCTTCTGCCAGTGCCACCATGCAGTTGCGAATGTCGCCCGGCGGCGGCACGTTCAGTTCCTTGCGCAGACGCCCGCTGGAGCCGCCATCATCTGTGACAGTAACAACCGCGGTGAGATGAGAGATGCAGCTCGGCGGTGGAGCCTCCACCGTTTGTCCCGTTAGAAACACAAGATGTTTCAGGCCGCGAAGAATGGTCGAAAGCCCGGTGCCGCCGCCCAGGCACACCACTCGATAAGCTTCAATTGCCGCCAGCGGTTGTTGCTTTAGGGTCATGCTTGGCCCCATCCCACCACTAGAGCGCCGCTCCCTCGGGATAGAGCAGTTCCGTAAATCGCGGATCGTCAGCGAGGTTTTGGAAATCCGAATCGTTACGCGCCTGGAACCGGTTCGCCGGATTTAACCTTATGGCTTCCGTCAGTCGCTGCAGTGCGTCGGGATAATGCCCCGTCAGGCATTCCAGCACCGAGAACCCATACCACGCGTAATCCAGCTTGGGATCATTCTTGATCACCCGTTCCAGCTGCTCCCGCGCGCCGACATAGTCGCCCATGTTCATTAGCGACACAGCGTAGTCGTACTGTTCGGCGGCATTGCCAAATTTCTGCGACGCCTTCGCAAGTTGCTGGTTGCAGATGTTCAGGTGCAGGCTAGCCCTATCCGAAAGCTCTTTGTTTCCCGCAGCGATCACCTTTTCCAGTAATGGCTTGGCCCTGTCGAACTTCTGCGACTGTAACGCTTTGAGCGCTTGTTCGTAATCCTTCACAACCTGCACAAGTTTTGGATCCTGGCTTGCCTTCATCGGGGGCTGCGGACGCGGTGGGACGGCAAGGATCTCTGGCTTTCTGGCCGCCGACCCCTTCACAGTATGATTCCTGTTCTTCTTTGTTTTACTTGATTTAGCCACTATATGTTTAGGTTTCACTAGAGCTTTTTTCTTCATCGGGCAGCACCCACAGGCGCCACAGTGCGCGGAACCGTCCTGCCTTACAGCCTTCATCTACAAGGAGAGCAGGGCTTGCACCGCTTTATACCGATATTGACACGCTGCGTCAACTGCACCAGCAGTGGTGCAACTCTCATGCTGGCCTACTCTAGTGGCCTTTGTTGGCGACAGGGTCGACCCCTTTTACATTTTCCCCACTCGTTCCGCGGCCTGGATCAGGTCAATCGACTGGAATTCGCCCTTAATGATTCCCGCCCGTATCTCCTTGGCAGTCTTACCCTTCTTCGTTTCGAAGTAAGCGTAATACGCTTCCTTCAGGCAGGTCGCGCAATGCGCCGCATGGTCTGACTCATAGCACGTCCGCAGGCTCTTATGCCCGATCCGGTCGCAATAGCAATAGCAGGGAAGCTGGTACAGCACTCCCGGAATCTTCTGCGCGATGTCGTAAGCCACCTGCTGATACTTCTCCGAATAGGCCTCGCCTGTCCTCTGGGACCTCGGCACGATCGGAGCCAGGTGGGCGCCTTTCGGCGGCGCCCCTATGTGGTACGCCGGAATCTCCGACTGGGCAAGCGCCACGATGGCCAACGAAAGAACCACCAGCACGCTACCAAACGCATGCTTACGCATTATCCTCACCTCGGGCAAGGATTCTATCGCAAAACAACAAACCTCTCCCACAACCCTCGCCCGGGAAGTGCGTCCAATAAGTGTCATTCCGTTGTCGGTGCGGGAGATTACAATAAAGCTAGTGATATCAGGAGACCAACCGAACCAGGAAGCACAGCCGCAACCGCACGTTGCCGCACCTGCGGCACCGGCGCTCAAGCCTCGCAATGGGATGCTGCGCTGGCTGCGCGACGTCATCATCTCCGCTGCAGTTTCCGTCTTCATCATCGTCTTTGTCTACCAGCCAGTTAAAGTCGAAGGCACCAGCATGATGCCCGGCCTCGTCGATCAGGAACGCATCTTCATCAACAAGTTCATCTACCGTTGGGAGCCCATCGAACGCGGCGATGTCGTCGTCTTCCGATACCCGCAGGACCCCAGCAAAAGCTATATCAAGCGAGTTATTGGAACCGCCGGCGACCGCGTCCGCATTGAAGAAGGCCGCGTCTACGTCAACGACCGATTGCTCAACGAGCCTTACGTTCGCCCGTCCTACCGCGACGACCGCAGCTTCCCCGAAATAACCGTCCCCGCCGACTCCTTCTTCGTCCTCGGCGACCACCGCAACATGTCGCAGGACAGCCGCGACTTCGGCTCCATCCCACAGGAATCCGTCTACGGCAAAGCCGTCTTCGTCTACTGGCCCTTCGACAAACTCGGCAAACTGCACTGAAATGGAAGGGCACGACTTCTTTCGTGCTGAATGCGCCCGTGTCAGGGTACGACTTTAGTCGTGCCGCCAAGCGCTTCACCTGCACGCGTTTCACGTTGTGAATAGTTTTGAAGGGGCACGCCTTCAGGCGTGCCGTTAAGCTGCCCCATTGATCGGGGCTTTAGCCCCTGAGGGGAGCTCTCGGGTCAATGACATCTACGTTGGAAACCCCGGTGCCCAGTTGGATAGATTATGATATGGTCGCCATCTCATAAACAATCGTCCCAGTACCCGCTTTTCCGCCCAATCCTTTCGACATCTGCCAACATTCCTGTACTATTTCGCCAAACGAACCGGGAGGCTCTATGCGTCGCATCATCTTGGCAGTCATGCTGTGCGGTTTCGCAGGCTCCACCCTCGCGCAGTCCGACTCCGTCAAACAAGCGCTCCTCAAAGCAGACCGCGACTTCAACCAGGCCACGCAGGAGCACCGTCTCGACGGCTGGATGCAGTACATGGACGAGAACGGCGTCGTTCAGCGGGACAAGCCTGTCGTCGGCACGGAAGCCGTTCGCGCCGCCTTGAAAGATCAGTGGGCCGATCCCAACTTCCACCTCGCTTGGAATCCTGACGAAGCCTACGCCATGCCCGGCAACCGCATGGGCTACACCCGCGGCCACTGGACCCTCACCACCAAAGACAAGGAAGGGAAGTCCCTCAAGATGACCGGCCAGTACCTGACCATCTGGCGCCAGAACAAAGAAGGCGATTGGAAGATCATCTGGGACGGTGGCTCCGCCGATCCACCAAAACAATGAAGTTCAAGGCACAAGCTTCAAGGCACAAGAAAAGAAAACTCTCGTGCCCCACCCTTATCGCGAAGCGATAGGGTGGGGTTTTTCTGGTACCTTGCACCTTGTACCTTGCACCTTCCGCCCCCAAAACAAAATCGGCGACCTCTCGGCCGCCGACTCCATCTCAAAGCCCCTCTTTAGATAAACATCTCGTCCTGCGGTACCGCGTCGCGCTGACGCCGCACCTTGCGTCCGCCAACGTACTCGCCGACTCCCGCCAGCAGTCCCGTCACCACCGCCGACATTTGCCGAACCGGTGACAGCACCACGTGGTGCACGGCTTCCGCCGTCTCTTCCACGCGATCCATCGACCGGCTGACGATTTCGTCGGCGCGTATCACCTGCAACCGCGTGCGGTCCACGATATCGTTCAGCGTGACGTTGATACGTTCCGATTGCTCGCGCACCGTCGTCGACGTGGCATGCAGGTTGTCGATGATGGTCGTGACCTTCGGCCGATACTCGACGATCATCTCGTTCGCCTGCGTCAGAACCGGGATGGCTTTTTCCTCGACCTGTTTCGCCAGCGCTTCCACTTTTGCCGACGTTTTCTTCGTCGAGAAGTACAACGCCGCGAGGATCAGCATTTGCAGCACCACCGCGACCGCGGTGACGATAATGAATGCCGTTATCAGTGATTCGTTCATGGTGTCTCGTTGTTCGGTGCCCCACATCTGCCGTAGTGAGCAGATGTGGGTTTAGATGTGGGCCTTTTTCACGACTATACCTTTTCCGGCTCTGCCTTAGCCTCGCGATATGCCTGGCGTCCGGCTTCCACCGCGTTGCGAATCTGTTCCTTCTGCGTGGTCACAACTTCCTTGCCGCGATCCACCCACTGGTTCGCCTGGGTCTTGTACTGCTTCGCGCGGTCCTTCACATAATCGGAGCTTTCCTGGGCATAACGAGCGATGTCGTCGCGCGTCTCCTTGCCCGCCTTCGGAGCATACAGAACTCCCACCGCTGCGCCGATGCCGAGCCCCGCCAGAAACCACAGAATTCCACTGCCGCTGTCGTCAGCCATAAAGACCTCCTGAATGTATTCCAAGCATCCGATGGTAGCACCGGAACTCAGGCCGGGCAATTGGAACCCAGAGCTCTCACAGCCGAGAGTACAAGTACGAAAATCAACAGCTCAGTCGTCTCGCGAAAGTTCGCGGTACGTGGTGCTCCAGCTTCACGCGCCGCAGTTGCGCGTTAACCTGGGTCTTTTCGCCTTTGCTATTTGCTAATGCCTAATTGCTTCTTCAAAACCGCCATCTGTCCCGCGTGATACAGCCCATGCTGCGCCGCCCCGTGCAGCATGACCGCGTACGAGTAATCTTTCGAAGGCACCTGTTCGTTGAGTTTTGCGGAAGGGAACTCTTCAATCGCCTTTGCCAGCCTGTGTGCCGACTCAACCATCGCATCCCTCGTCTGTTTCCACCGACTCTCGCTCAGATCGTCCGGCAATGGTGGCCAGTCATCACTCCCTGTCAAATTGTGATCCCCAAGAACCTCGCCCGCCATCCGTCGCCGCACAATGTCGAACCACGCCATCACGTGCAGCGTCAGCTCCCAAATCGAATGCACGCCATCCTTCTTCGCCCGCGCCGCCTCGGCATCAACGTCCCGCAAAATCTCTCCCAGAGCCGGCCCATGCCACGCATCCCCATCGCACGCCCGCCTCACCGTATCCGCAAGATGCTGCGATTCCGTCATCGAAACATTTCCCTTCTATTGTCTCTTGAAACTGAAAAAATATTGCTCGCCGCAACCGTCGGCCTGGTACCCAGCACCCGGGATCCGCCTTTACGGCTTCCTGGTTGGCCGCACAATAATCTCGCTCACAAACGACTCCGGCGCCTGCGTCACCAGCAACTCCACGATTCTTGAGATATCTCCAGGCCTCAGCATCTTCTCCGGATCCTTGCCCGCATAGTGCGACCACCCCGTATCCGTCGACCCCGGACATATCAGCGAAACCCGAATGTTGTAATTCCTCAACTCCTCGGCGATCGAATACGACAGCCCGTTCAGCCCCCACTTCGACGCCGCGTACGCCGCCCCTTTGGGCAGCGGGTTCTTCGACGCAATGCTCGAAATATTGATGATGTGCCCGTACTGCGCCCGGATCATCAGCGGCGCAAACGCCTTCACGCAATAGAATGCGCCGCGCAGGTTGGTATTCATCACGTCTTCCCAATCCTGCAAATCCATCTCGTGCAGCGGCTGCCCGAAGCACCCAATCCCGGCGCTATGCACCAGGATGTCGCACCGCCGGCTCTCCTTATTCACGAACTCCGCCAGCTCTTCAACATCTCGCCACTTGCAGACGTCCGCCTGATACCCCACGCAGTTGCCGCCCGCCATCCGAATCTTATTGGCCGCCGCGTCCACCGCCTTCTGCGAGCGGCCCGCGAGGTAAACCATCGCTCCCAACTCCGCCAGCCTCTGCGCAATCGCCGCCCCAATCCCGCGACTGCCGCCTGTCACCACCGCCACCTGATCTCGAAGAACCGCCTGGGTTCCACCGGCCATTCGTTCTCCTTCTTACTGACTTATTGAACCGTCATCCTGAGCGAGGGAGGACTCCCGCGCGTTTTGTCCAGCGCCGGAAACCGGAGTCGAAGGACCTGAATCGGCTCTTCCTCCAGCAACTACTCTTTGGATGCACACCCACACCGCGACCGCGCTCTCCCAACGGCCAGCCAGTATATTCGGGAACTCTCAGAACGCAAACAGGGGGCTCGAAGATCGCCCTCACCCTACCGGCTGCGAGAAGTGCTCGTGAAAAATCCTCAACCTTCCATCCGGATCCAGCGCGAAAACCTGGGTCGCGCGCCCATCCCGGATGTCTTCTTCCACCGTCTTCCCCAGCGCATCAGTCCGGCTCGCATGAAACCGGAACATGTACGCCGCAATCGCCGCCGACTCCCCAAGCAGCACAACCTCGATTCCTTCGACCTTGGCCTCAATCCTTCCGCCGCCGCCAAAATACTCACGCTGGCGCCTGATCGCCGCCATCCGTCCCGGCTCCGACCGCTTTGACGTCGAACTGAACCCAACCGACTCGTGGGCGTAAAACTCGCTGAGCGTCGCCGCATCTTTATCCGTAAACGCCTTCCAGTACCGCGTAATCTCGGCCTTAACCTGCTCGGGTGAGAGACTCATACAGGCAGAATGCCACGCCAGCAAGGTCCGGTTCAAGAACGGTGTCCCGCAGCTGCGCGTTCAACCTCCCTCCTTTTCCACACCCAGAGACGTTGAACGTACTCACATTCGGCGCTATCGTCGACTCCTCACCTCAGACCAATCGTCGATCTTTCACATCTGCCAATTCCGCGCCACTACCAGGGAGACGTTATGACCTTGAAAAAGACCAGCGGCAACGTAGCCGTCGCATCGTCGGTTATGAGCGGCCCAGACACCTCCAACGCGATCGACCAGCAAATCCACGATTTCCGTCACCGCATCGCCCAGCGAGCTTTCGACCTCTGCTCCCAGCGCGGCTGGATCCACGGCCACGACCTCGAGGACTGGTTGAGAGCCGAAGCCGAAATCCTCACACCTGCCGCCGTCGAGATCGTCGACAACGGCGAAGAATATAACGCCGAAGTCGAAGTCCCCGGCTTCCGCGAGCAGGACCTGGACATCCTCTGCGACACCAACCGGATCCTGATCCGCGGCAACACCGAAAAGAGCAGCCGCCAGAAAGACCAGAACGGCCGCGTGCTCTACTCCGATCGCCAGTCGAACATGATTTTCCGGGTCATCGAATTACCGCAGGAAGTCAAACCGGAAGACTGCGAGGCTGTCGTGCG is a genomic window containing:
- a CDS encoding sigma-70 family RNA polymerase sigma factor — encoded protein: MTDGIQAKILGIVTGTKQAAKREQYQKIHEVNRHRVYSFAFWMTDNELLAEELSARTFHRAFAQSDAPTDEMIDRMLLTEIRESMPVGSLTLNCAASEKVEGIRHNVKRVHLERAVVQLPATERLIFVMHDGEGYSHERIASTIGISERESQNGLHQARLRIRELTSQMK
- the amrS gene encoding AmmeMemoRadiSam system radical SAM enzyme; the protein is MPLLAEKAAIHEARWWETMPDGRLHCYLCPRHCHVGEGQSGFCFIRKNEGGRLVQLGYGRPAAVAMDPIEKKPLNHFFPGTRILSMGTAGCNMGCQFCQNFDISKAKADHVRSTHLTPVEVAELAERYGAPSLAFTYNEPTIWGEYVIDIAREAHDRGLNTVMVSNGYIEREPFFEIYEHIDAANIDLKAFTEKFYGKITLTHLQPVLDCLRWLRHETNVWFEITNLMIPTLNDDQDETKQLCNWVLENLGDDVPLHFTAFHPDFKLQDQPPTPPATLHRARRLAMTMGLKYVYEGNIFSDGGDTICPGCKKRIIRRSWHSILSDDVKEGKCRHCGTVIAGVFTEAQALHRRTINHIHRQ
- the glmU gene encoding bifunctional UDP-N-acetylglucosamine diphosphorylase/glucosamine-1-phosphate N-acetyltransferase GlmU, with the translated sequence MPKSQPTAKTSAKSTEQPRFAVAIMAAGKGTRLKSKHPKVLHRIGGMPLLAHVIRAAAAAVPVRDIYCIIGHEADRVREAVASYGTGFVEQREQRGTGHAMMQCREALRGYDHVLVLSGDVPLIRRETIARVRDFHLAQRAEMTLLSAIPPDPFGYGRIIRRKKGARATDEVAEIVEEKAASASQKKIREINSGIYAFSVPELFARIDKLSTNNAHHEFYLTDMAELFSRDRKKVVVLPATDSNEVLGVNTRFELASLDALLRAEKAQQLMSEGVTIFRPETCTIDSDVTVGPDTVLEPFVQLLGTTSVGGDCVIRSYSVIKDSRIGDGVKVRNGCVMDEATVENGAIIGPYSHLRPASHVGENAHVGNFVETKKVRLGKGSKANHLTYLGDAEVGEGVNIGAGTITCNYDGVNKHKTTIDDGAFIGSDSTLVAPVTVGRGAYVGAASCITEDVPEDALAIGRGRQVNKEGWAKTKREMMKKGC
- the yvcK gene encoding uridine diphosphate-N-acetylglucosamine-binding protein YvcK, which codes for MTLKQQPLAAIEAYRVVCLGGGTGLSTILRGLKHLVFLTGQTVEAPPPSCISHLTAVVTVTDDGGSSGRLRKELNVPPPGDIRNCMVALAEDEALMAHLFQYRFSAGVGLEGHNFGNLFLTALADLRGDFAQAVKDSSQILKTRGNIVPSTTSDVQLTAQMADGTTVRGETRITASKSRILKLEMEPPNAAPLPSTLEEIAAADLITIGPGSLFTSLIPNLLVHGIPEAIRKSKALKVYVGNLMTQANESLGMTAAQHIEALFRHAGGKFFDYALLNETPIPPEMQDRYAAEGAEPIVVDVDAVHALGVEPVLGLYLAPGEIARHNADRIAHDLMQLLSERNRAEREARVTMVADAEKPAHR
- a CDS encoding tetratricopeptide repeat protein, translated to MKASQDPKLVQVVKDYEQALKALQSQKFDRAKPLLEKVIAAGNKELSDRASLHLNICNQQLAKASQKFGNAAEQYDYAVSLMNMGDYVGAREQLERVIKNDPKLDYAWYGFSVLECLTGHYPDALQRLTEAIRLNPANRFQARNDSDFQNLADDPRFTELLYPEGAAL
- a CDS encoding CYCXC family (seleno)protein, translating into MRKHAFGSVLVVLSLAIVALAQSEIPAYHIGAPPKGAHLAPIVPRSQRTGEAYSEKYQQVAYDIAQKIPGVLYQLPCYCYCDRIGHKSLRTCYESDHAAHCATCLKEAYYAYFETKKGKTAKEIRAGIIKGEFQSIDLIQAAERVGKM
- the lepB gene encoding signal peptidase I, with the protein product MISGDQPNQEAQPQPHVAAPAAPALKPRNGMLRWLRDVIISAAVSVFIIVFVYQPVKVEGTSMMPGLVDQERIFINKFIYRWEPIERGDVVVFRYPQDPSKSYIKRVIGTAGDRVRIEEGRVYVNDRLLNEPYVRPSYRDDRSFPEITVPADSFFVLGDHRNMSQDSRDFGSIPQESVYGKAVFVYWPFDKLGKLH
- a CDS encoding nuclear transport factor 2 family protein — its product is MRRIILAVMLCGFAGSTLAQSDSVKQALLKADRDFNQATQEHRLDGWMQYMDENGVVQRDKPVVGTEAVRAALKDQWADPNFHLAWNPDEAYAMPGNRMGYTRGHWTLTTKDKEGKSLKMTGQYLTIWRQNKEGDWKIIWDGGSADPPKQ
- a CDS encoding YtxH domain-containing protein; the protein is MADDSGSGILWFLAGLGIGAAVGVLYAPKAGKETRDDIARYAQESSDYVKDRAKQYKTQANQWVDRGKEVVTTQKEQIRNAVEAGRQAYREAKAEPEKV
- a CDS encoding DinB family protein gives rise to the protein MTESQHLADTVRRACDGDAWHGPALGEILRDVDAEAARAKKDGVHSIWELTLHVMAWFDIVRRRMAGEVLGDHNLTGSDDWPPLPDDLSESRWKQTRDAMVESAHRLAKAIEEFPSAKLNEQVPSKDYSYAVMLHGAAQHGLYHAGQMAVLKKQLGISK
- a CDS encoding SDR family oxidoreductase codes for the protein MAGGTQAVLRDQVAVVTGGSRGIGAAIAQRLAELGAMVYLAGRSQKAVDAAANKIRMAGGNCVGYQADVCKWRDVEELAEFVNKESRRCDILVHSAGIGCFGQPLHEMDLQDWEDVMNTNLRGAFYCVKAFAPLMIRAQYGHIINISSIASKNPLPKGAAYAASKWGLNGLSYSIAEELRNYNIRVSLICPGSTDTGWSHYAGKDPEKMLRPGDISRIVELLVTQAPESFVSEIIVRPTRKP